TCTATTATTAGTGATGAGCTGGCTAAGTTAATATCAACAAAAACAGGAAATGAAAAATCCGAACTAATTATCTCTGGCATTTTACACGTTATTTTTGGACTAGTTTTACTAGTGTATAGTTTAATTGCTTCTATAATATTTTTTATCACTGATAAAGTTTTACGAAAGAAAAATAAAGATTATAAGTGGCAGCATGCACTTAAAAGTTTAGCAATACCTATCACTGTATTTCTAATTTTCATGGGGATTGTTTGGAGTGGACATATTTTAAATGGTAATTAGGAGCTCTAAACTATATACAGATTTACACATCTCTTAAATATAGAAATTATATATTGTTTTATTAATAAAAAAACCGGCTGACTCAGCCGGCATCAAATTCGAGGGTATATTGGAGATCGGGTTATTGAATTTCTCTCTCAAATGTCCTTAGTGAGGTGGAATCGAGGAAATTCATATGAGTTCATGTATTTATTTTCTTCGTTATTTCCTGACGTATTCTTTTCTGCTGGAATTTGGTCTTGGTGGCTCGGCAATGAAGGAGTAGACGCGGTTGATTTGTTGTTCTTTGGAGGCGATTTCGAGCTGGCGTACACGCTTGGTGAGTTCATCGACCTTCTCATTGTTTTTTCCGACCATTTTAATCAGGCTGACTAGCAGCTTTTCAATTGAATCGGTATCGTTATGCAAATGGAAGCTCCTCTCTTAGCGGCGGCGCAGCGGGAACAGTTTCCGGCTGCCGTGGAGGTTGGGATGTCTGCTGGGTTTCCCTTGATCCGGCCGGTTTCGTACTTAAAAATCTAACTCCCTCAGCAACAACTTCGGTCACATAGACACGTTTGCCTTCATGGTTATCATAGTTTCGCGTCTGGATGCGACCGGTGACTCCGAGGACAGAACCTTTTTTACAATAGTTAGACGTATTCTCAGCTGTTTTGCCCCAGAGGATGCAATGGACAAAATCTACCTCGATTTCCCCGCTGGCATTTTTGTAATGCCTGTTTACCGCAAGCGTTATATTCGACACAGCTTTTCCGTCCGGTGTAAACCTGAGATCTGGATCTCTGGTCAGCCTGCCTACTAGCGTAACTTGATTGATCACCTTTTCATCTCCTTTCTTCTTGATACCCCGATGATAGTCCTTTTGAGCGCTGCAGTAAAATGCCTAAATTTGTTCTTTTTCCTGCAAAAATAACCCTATCCATGCATAATTGCATTCCATAAATCAGTTTTAAGCACTTCGTATATAGACAAAAATGATTTTTACCAATTCAGAAATATTTCTTTCGACAAACTTGCTTTTTTTCGTTTTATATTCATCCTGTGTTATAATTTGGACAAGTATTACGGGAGGTGGTTGACATGAAGACGTTTAAGTTGATTTCAATGCAGCTTGCTGATGATGATGCTTTAGTGGATATCGAAATGGAAGACGGCCTGATTATCAATAAAGAGGATGAAAAAGGCACGTGGCTCGTCGAAGTTTTTACTAATCATAAATACATCCCATATTTCCAGGATGCGTGTGACAACGACAAAGAAATCATCGTCCAAGTCGTCATCACCAAACGAGAGAACGACCCGGCAGCATTCGTAACAAAAGTCTGCTGCGTGAAGAAGCTGAAGACACATGCCAGCATTCTTTTAACAGGAAAACTCACCAAACCGAAGAGCGATTATCCGGAAAAACTTTTGGAGTACTTGCTTGATAAAGGATACAAAGGCGAAGAACTGCTAACGGAATTCAAGGAAAAAATCATATCAAGGCCGCAGATTTTGCAGCCGAAGAAAGTGTAATCAAACTCCTGCTGACTGGCTGGAGTTTTTTTATATGCAAAATAAAAAGGCAGGATCACTCTCCTGCCCTTAACATTATTCATCCTTGTTATCTTCGTCGTTCATATCATTCTGATCTTCAATAATATCTTCTCCAGGCTCGTTATCGTCCTGCATCATGTCTCCATCTTGATCTGTGTTGACATCGCCATTGCCGTTGTTTTCATCGAGCATGTCATTGTCTTCGCCATTCATGTCGCCATTTTCATCCGCTGGATTCTCGATATCCACATCGTCATCCGGAGGAGGATCCTGATCATTCGCACAGCCTGCAAGGAACATAGCCGATAGCAATGAGCCACCGATTAACATTAATAGCTTTTTCTTCATGAGTAAAAGCCCCTTTCATTAATAGGTATTTTTGAGACCTGTTGCACGGGTCTGCTGTTATATTGCCCATCAATGAAAAAAACTTGCATGATTTTTTGTAAAAATTACCCGATTTTCGGTAAGGAAGTAATTTTCGTGCCAAAGGTCTGTAAATGTGCAAATTATGAACTATATTTATTGTACTATTCCCCATAATTTACAGAAACATGGTAAAAATAATTCCATTTTGCAACTTAACTTAGGCTGTAAGCCAACTGGAAAAATTATTCTGTTAGTATAGAAGGATAATTGCACCGTTCCCCACTTTAATTGCACCATGATTCCGTTTAATTGCACGCTCCACACCAATAATTGCACGTTCAACAACCATAATTGCACCGTCTTCCTAATTATGTAAAAAAAGAACCCAAATCAAATTGAGTCCTTTCAATAATAACCTATTTTATCGCAAATGTGATCTCAGCTTCACAAGCCAGTTCGCCATCTACTGTCGCGACTGCCTTACCTTTTCCAATTGGACCGCGCAGCTTGATCATTTCAACTTCAAGGCGAAGCTGGTCGCCTGGTTTTACCTGCCTTTTAAAACGGCAGTTATCGATTCCAGCGAAGAAGCCAATTTTTCCGCGGTTTTCTTCAAGCTTCAAAACAGCTACTGCTCCAACCTGAGCCAACGCCTCCACGATCAGCACACCTGGCATGACCGGGTAATCAGGAAAATGACCATTGAAGAATTCTTCGTTTGCCGTAACATTCTTGATGCCGACAGCCCTTTTTCCTTCTTCGATTTCAACAATTTTATCAACGAGTAAAAACGGATAGCGGTGCGGAATGATTTCTTTGATTTGGGTGATGTCCATCATTTTTTAGTACCTCCTACTAATACTTACTAACCATTGTACTAAAAAAACCAAATAAAAAGGAAGGGAAATCTCCCTTCCACCGAAAATTTATTCTTTATTTACCAAATCTAAGATATGAGTCCATGTAGACTCCTCAAAAATATCCTTCGCTTTGCCGCCGCCCATCACCGCGTAGCCAAACATGGCGCCAAGCACGATGCTCGCAGCCAAAAGAACGAGCACAATAATAATCCGAAGCCAGATCGGAATAAGGCGAACCCGGATTCTTTTCTTTTTTTCGCGTGTTTTTTTCTTATCTTGTTTCACTTCTTCACGCGTTGTTGCTTCTTGATTATTCTTGTTCAAAGCCATTTTGATTGTTCTTCCCCTCTTAACGGATTCCGTTCACTAGCCCGAGCATTTGATCGGCCAGTGTAATCGATTTGGAGTGGAACTGATAGCTCCGCTGTACATTGATTAAATCCGTCATTTCTTTACTCATATCTACGTTCGATTGCTCGAGAACACCTTGCTGGATGGCGATTTGGTTCCTTAAGGGACCAGCCAGATTAGTCATTACCTCTTCCTCGGTAACGCCAAGCTCACCCAGGTTTTCTGGCAACCCAAGTAGATTCGCCCCTTTTTGCTCTAAAAATTGAGGCTTATTAATCAATATTACACCAAGATTCACTTCTTGGCTTGTCCCATCGTACATTTCAGCTGTTAAAAGGCCCGTATTATTGATATTAAAGTTTTTCACATTACCTGCTATTGTGATTGGCTGGTTGCTTTCATCAAGAATAGCATGTCCATCGCTATTGACAAGCATTGATACATTATCCGAAAGTGGCGACAGGTAGAGTGCACCATTGCGTGTTAACCTCATCGCTGAGCTGCCATCTTCGTTCTGGACCATCACCCGGTAAA
This window of the Mesobacillus jeotgali genome carries:
- the ssb gene encoding single-stranded DNA-binding protein, giving the protein MINQVTLVGRLTRDPDLRFTPDGKAVSNITLAVNRHYKNASGEIEVDFVHCILWGKTAENTSNYCKKGSVLGVTGRIQTRNYDNHEGKRVYVTEVVAEGVRFLSTKPAGSRETQQTSQPPRQPETVPAAPPLREELPFA
- a CDS encoding YwpF-like family protein; protein product: MKTFKLISMQLADDDALVDIEMEDGLIINKEDEKGTWLVEVFTNHKYIPYFQDACDNDKEIIVQVVITKRENDPAAFVTKVCCVKKLKTHASILLTGKLTKPKSDYPEKLLEYLLDKGYKGEELLTEFKEKIISRPQILQPKKV
- the fabZ gene encoding 3-hydroxyacyl-ACP dehydratase FabZ; its protein translation is MMDITQIKEIIPHRYPFLLVDKIVEIEEGKRAVGIKNVTANEEFFNGHFPDYPVMPGVLIVEALAQVGAVAVLKLEENRGKIGFFAGIDNCRFKRQVKPGDQLRLEVEMIKLRGPIGKGKAVATVDGELACEAEITFAIK
- a CDS encoding DNA-directed RNA polymerase subunit beta, whose protein sequence is MALNKNNQEATTREEVKQDKKKTREKKKRIRVRLIPIWLRIIIVLVLLAASIVLGAMFGYAVMGGGKAKDIFEESTWTHILDLVNKE
- a CDS encoding flagellar hook-basal body protein, with the translated sequence MNRTMITATNTLSQLQKQMDMISHNLANIDTAGYKRREASFTDLLVQEYRNQPNNTLEPQNRMTPFNIRHGNGARLGQVQLILSQGSLKATDRPLDTAFTAEGQFYRVMVQNEDGSSAMRLTRNGALYLSPLSDNVSMLVNSDGHAILDESNQPITIAGNVKNFNINNTGLLTAEMYDGTSQEVNLGVILINKPQFLEQKGANLLGLPENLGELGVTEEEVMTNLAGPLRNQIAIQQGVLEQSNVDMSKEMTDLINVQRSYQFHSKSITLADQMLGLVNGIR